The following are encoded together in the Drosophila sechellia strain sech25 chromosome 3R, ASM438219v1, whole genome shotgun sequence genome:
- the LOC6607690 gene encoding putative mitogen-activated protein kinase 14C: MSKFVKVAINERLWEFPDIYEFVCFLGGGSFGQVAKVRLRGTENYVAMKRLMHPFEREEDAKGAYREIRLLKHMNHRNVISLLNVFHPPGHNMMDFKQVYLVTHLMDADLHRYSRSKRMSDNEIRIILYQILRGLKYIHSAGVVHRDLKPCNIAVNGNSEVRILDFGLSRMCADNMTDYVGTLWYRAPEIIFLRGQYTKAIDVWSVGCILAELITGRVLFPGENYPSQIRCLIDIIGTPTREFITGISMEKSRSFLERYPLRQRCDFHHLFMGTDVQAVDLMEKMLEMVPEKRITAAEAMLHPYLRDLIEPHHHAEDTAPVYDQNFENLVLPVKCWKELVANEIRNF; this comes from the coding sequence ATGTCGAAGTTCGTGAAAGTGGCAATTAACGAACGCCTTTGGGAGTTCCCCGACATATACGAGTTCGTTTGTTTTCTGGGTGGCGGTTCCTTTGGCCAGGTAGCTAAGGTGAGACTACGAGGCACCGAAAATTACGTCGCTATGAAAAGGCTTATGCACCCATTCGAGAGGGAGGAGGATGCTAAGGGTGCCTATCGCGAGATCCGTCTGCTGAAGCATATGAATCATAGAAATGTTATCAGCCTGCTGAACGTCTTTCATCCACCAGGGCACAACATGATGGATTTTAAGCAGGTTTATTTGGTGACTCACCTGATGGACGCGGACCTGCACAGGTACTCGCGTTCGAAAAGGATGAGCGACAATGAGATTAGGATAATCCTTTACCAAATACTGCGGGGGCTGAAGTACATACACAGTGCCGGGGTTGTTCATCGTGACTTGAAGCCCTGCAATATCGCAGTTAATGGAAATAGCGAGGTGCGCATACTTGACTTCGGTTTATCCCGTATGTGCGCAGACAATATGACGGACTATGTGGGAACTCTGTGGTATCGAGCTCCGGAAATTATCTTCCTCAGGGGTCAGTACACAAAGGCAATCGACGTGTGGTCGGTTGGTTGCATTCTGGCGGAACTTATCACGGGGCGTGTCCTGTTCCCCGGTGAAAACTATCCAAGCCAAATACGATGTCTGATTGACATAATCGGTACTCCGACGAGGGAGTTTATCACCGGAATAAGCATGGAAAAATCGCGTAGCTTCCTGGAGAGGTATCCGTTACGCCAAAGGTGTGATTTTCACCACCTATTTATGGGTACCGATGTCCAGGCTGTCGATTTGATGGAAAAAATGCTCGAAATGGTTCCCGAAAAACGCATAACAGCTGCGGAAGCAATGCTCCATCCATACCTTCGGGATCTTATTGAGCCACACCATCATGCCGAAGACACCGCACCAGTCTATGATCAGAACTTCGAAAACCTAGTGCTGCCTGTAAAATGCTGGAAGGAACTTGTTGCCAACGAGATTCGGAACTTCTGA
- the LOC6607691 gene encoding mitogen-activated protein kinase p38a, translating to MSVSITKKFYKLDINRTEWEIPDIYQDLQPVGSGAYGQVSKALVRGTNMHVAIKKLARPFQSAVHAKRTYRELRLLKHMDHENVIGLLDIFHPHPANASLENFQQVYLVTHLMDADLNNIIRMQHLSDDHVQFLVYQILRGLKYIHSAGVIHRDLKPSNIAVNEDCELRILDFGLARPTENEMTGYVATRWYRAPEIMLNWMHYDQTVDIWSVGCIMAELITRRTLFPGTDHIHQLNLIMEMLGTPPAEFLKKISSESARSYIQSLPPMKGRSFKNVFKNANPLAIDLLEKMLELDAEKRITAEEALSHPYLEKYAEPSVEQTSPPYDHSFEDMDLPVDKWKELIYKEVTNFKPPPSFAQVLKDVK from the coding sequence ATGTCGGTGTCCATTACAAAAAAGTTTTACAAGTTGGATATAAACCGAACGGAATGGGAGATCCCGGATATATATCAGGATCTGCAGCCCGTGGGATCGGGAGCTTACGGACAGGTGTCAAAGGCACTTGTTCGTGGCACCAATATGCATGTGGCCATTAAAAAGCTTGCCAGGCCTTTTCAATCCGCCGTCCATGCAAAGAGGACGTACCGGGAGCTTCGACTTTTGAAGCATATGGATCATGAGAACGTAATCGGCCTGCTGGACATATTCCATCCACATCCCGCTAATGCATCGCTGGAGAACTTCCAAcaggtgtacttggtaacccACTTGATGGACGCAGATCTGAATAACATCATACGAATGCAGCACTTGTCCGACGACCACGTCCAGTTTTTAGTCTACCAGATACTCCGTGGCTTGAAGTATATCCACAGCGCCGGAGTTATCCACCGTGATCTTAAGCCCTCAAACATTGCTGTCAACGAGGATTGCGAGCTGCGCATTTTAGACTTCGGGCTGGCCCGTCCAACGGAGAACGAGATGACAGGCTATGTGGCCACGCGTTGGTACCGCGCACCTGAAATAATGCTCAATTGGATGCACTACGACCAAACGGTGGACATCTGGTCGGTGGGCTGCATCATGGCCGAACTAATTACCAGACGGACCCTTTTCCCAGGCACCGATCATATTCACCAGCTAAACCTGATTATGGAGATGTTGGGCACGCCACCCGCCGAGTTTTTGAAGAAGATCTCATCGGAAAGTGCACGTTCCTACATTCAGTCACTTCCGCCTATGAAGGGACGaagttttaaaaatgtttttaagaaCGCCAATCCGCTGGCCATCGATTTGCTGGAAAAGATGTTGGAGTTGGATGCCGAGAAGCGGATCACTGCCGAGGAGGCTCTTTCACATCCCTATCTGGAGAAGTATGCGGAGCCCAGCGTCGAGCAGACCTCACCACCATACGATCACAGCTTCGAGGATATGGATTTGCCCGTAGACAAATGGAAGGAGCTGATCTACAAGGAGGTCACCAACTTTAAGCCCCCACCATCGTTTGCTCAGGTTCTAAAGGATGTAAAGTGA